ttagaacctgagtcggttcagttaagggaagatttgacgcttccagtagCTCCGGTCataattgatgatactagtatcaaacggttgcgtagaaaagaggtttcattagtcgaAGTGGCATGGGgtcgaggcggtgttgaagAACACACTTGgaaacttgagtcggagatgcgaatggattatccgcacttattctcaggtaattacatttgaattttgtgggcaaaattcccaattaggtgggtagaatgtaagacccggttaattaacggctaattaactcataaatgagaatttattctagaaagcccaaaatgtgatttttatggcttaatgtGATAGAGGAGGTTGAGAtcagaatttcggtaccaattttatagaattcggaccaagattggaccgaacgggccaaaccgggccaaccggacccaaagtgggcccttggcccaatataactaaaccaaaaccctagttttcagcactctctctcctcacataACACTCTTACAAGCTGAAATTGGAGGCACAAgggggggaagaacactctctcaagttctttctctcacttgatcttcaaaccaccataacttttgatctagagctccgattgtcgcaccgtttgcggccacgcgttcaccgcggagagctctacaaaacccatacaattaatcttgaggtaagctaCGTTTTGTTCTTCAAATTTCTAGCCttgatttcgagtttcatgagcaaaaatattgagattttgggctctttgatgttataggacccaactctcttgaaggagaaggttaaacttgtctccttggaccttgggtgtggtaagattctcaatcctagtgtaatttgtggttctatgatatttggattttgagatgttgtgtatgggtgtgatgattgtggcttaggtggtgtatatgtgaatattggagcttgattggtgatattgaaaagcttgaaaagggtttggtggtgaaaaatctattcttggaggtgttgaggccttgagaacTTGAgaaaaaagtggtttggaagtgctccggttgagcttggaaaatcggctaaggtatggtctcggtttcccgtatctaatatgtaatgtggtaggaaatacttaggctaaaggccctaagataggcattgaattgttgatgttgttgaatggttgatatatatgatgtggtcatatatgtgatgatgattattgatgccttgatggtatgatgtatgagaaatatgcatgttgtgatatatgcttgatgatagattatggttgaattgtgggtggaaccatgttgatggtgagtatgatattgattgtgtacaatgatgatttattgaaattggtgttgttgaaaattggcgtgaggaagagtatatgatatgtcaatgtgtttgagtttgagccacttgggtgaagtgggttaaaatgatgggatagtaaTTTTGGTGATTTGTGGTAAAATGTCAATGTGTGAgctgaggaggcttgatgttgactttggtatgttttgattgatttcaaagaaaagggatgaaattggcatgttttgattgattttgaaaagagttgaaaattgtttgttttgaaaatggcactttgtggttttgtatgaaaatatggtttttgggcatactttgacaggacataacttggactacggatctccattttgtgccaaatctgtttagaaatgaaattggatccgggatgtccatgccgttcgaagaacgggtgaaaaacgatttaaaatgagaaagttatgtccgtcggaagattgggggttgaatcggTGAATTTtgtagcttttaacttagaaaaattttagcagaataatcccccgcgcgtaggcgcacttggcgcgtacacgccgttcttccagaaagcgccatccacgcgtacgcgtggtgtgcgcgggcgcgccgatgtgctgcacccaatgcccagccattttccagagggtTGTGCCTgaattgtgccagttttgtgcctgggcaTGAGAgtgcccacgcgtacgcgtggctgacgcgtgcacgtcgattggctaattttcaatccacgcgttagcgtgcatgacgcatacgcgtcgatgagttttgtggtcatccacgcgtgcgcgtggagtgcgcgtacgcgtggccctgttttcatcccaaagttaatttttgagttttaaaagtcaaatctcatacttctaagcctccgatctcaccatttatgtcttaaatcattatgatatgcctagcaatgggaagaggagctaggggatgtggtaacttgcgagtgaagcaaggaaaaaatgaatgatcaatgaggatcaaagatgattatgtgagaggcggaggatggtggtggaagtgcttgttatgctataggccgaaaggccgtaattgttaatgaaacggctggttatggatttaaccgtgagccgggtggctggttatggatttaaccgtgagtcggatggctagattattgtcGTGTTACGGcagagccatgattatggccaaGTATAATgcatatatatgctgttgaatgaattgtgaatgttgcacttccattatcggagatgagagtttttttgggagaaagcagtggctagccacacCACGttctccaggttgagacttgaagctcttttgaccctatgtcgtcagggtggtcGGGCAATGTGAAAGCttcggatgagctcacccccataaatattcactagtgagggtgatggatatggatcatgattatgatcaagtttatattgagtataactcgagttggggagacatgacagagggacagtccaatggttagctgccaggacttgtcgggttggctctataaccgacagatgatatcatcagccactagggacagacattcatcatatgcatactatatgaattgtttgagattgcctaattgactgcatattacttgctaattgtctaaatgccttatttgttcctatttgtatatttcttgtttgatataactgtgtttgctacattatactcctgctggtggttgggaggtttgaaggaattggaaagggaagtattagttagactgaagaatctttagtcaaatgcccttatatggtttagcttgtttataagctttgatattatctggaggaagttctaagattgcctttggctttcctctattattatgtattatatatgtggaagctgttaccatgctggagacctctggttctcacccatgcggattttgtggttttcagaagCAGGACGTGAAGTTTCTCGCTGAGgcctgctggagacttctgaattagcgaagatcctttgttcttggggactcttttttagtttatatgttttgcttagatacttttatctccattaaataatacaaattatgatgactcctcttataagAGATTTTAGAAAATAGGTTTTATGCATTTGTGTccctttgtgttttccttggatttcctattttatttactcgtatatatacatatgttgctatgctcggaccggttatcttcgcaactggcttttgagtcttgatattcccgTTTTTGatactcctttgtatatatataatctcgcgctGGCTTATCCTTATTCGTTTCGTTATCGTTCGAAGTGTTGCGCTtccgagttgcgatttttgtttacctcCTTTTTCTAAAAAgactcctagttataatcaatcattcatattactatacgtactaaatttttattttagaagtcgtaatgtaataccttgccatctctgaattatgacttaagcaagACTCTGTATGGTGGAGTGTTACAGTGGGCcgtagttttaaaaaaattatattcacGTAATGTTATTACGAGTAAAAATACtagttataaaaaattttataaccaAGAAATAACAATTGTCAATACCCTGGGCAATGGAGCGGCAAATTGATTAGTAGATACATAAAATACCGTCAGAATAAAACAGATTTTGCACAACATGGATCATATGCAAACTTCATAACTAAGTTATGATCAAGCATGCACAATTCGGGACCTTCACCCTTCATCCCCTTCTCCCCTATCCTTCCTAAGAAGAACAGTACAACAAAGAGGGCTAACTGCCTAAGCACACAGTCTATTGTTCTTTCTTCTGAGACTCAGAAGATTGCGGAGCATTGGTTGTAGGCTGCTTCATACTAGCCTTGGCCTCAGCGAGAAATTTGGGATCTGGCTCGTGTTTTTCGGCAGGTTCCTTCATCGCCAAGTATATGTAAAATGCTATGACTACATTAACTGATATAACCGCAAGAAATCCACTCACTAGTGTCACAGAGTAAGGGGACAAATTGTCTGCTCCTGATACACAAAGGGAACAAGGTAATCTAGTTTTACATCTTACACATTTTATTATGGGACACTACTCTACATTGCATTCAAGAAACATTAAatgaaattaacaagaaaaccaATGAGATCCATTCCCACAAGGCAAGGGAAAAGGAACACAATAAATAACACAAACAGATCTTTATATTTGATGAGTCTTGGAATGGAAACATTTAGATAACAGTTCAGATAAACGAGTAAATATATAGCAAGAGTCGAGGGTTCTGTTCTGAGAATTAAGTTGATATGGTCAGCTTTTGAAGCACGGAAAGATGTTGATAAAATACAATTTCAAATGTGCTTAACAATACAACAATagcaacaacaaagccttatccATTATCCCACTAGGTGGGGTTTGCTAGAACAAAGGATGCAATAATGCCACCTAGAAAAAAAAACGGGGAATAAGCCCTCTGATAATTCATTCTCTCATTCTTTGGTTATTATAAATGTGGCTTTCTTGGTTACTCAGCATCGTATGAAATAACACATTAAAATggattagttgtttcttgtatgATTGTTGGTCTATATGTCAAACAtaaataagaaacaagaaagcatCTAACTTGCACTTTAAAATTGCAATGACTATTACATATTTCCAATTTGCAGATACCACTAAAAATTGAAGGCAATGAGAAAAATCAACTGCCACTGACTACAAATTTTGAATGCCTTTAAAAAGGCAAATTCCAACTTAATGCATTGTTTAAGACGCAATAACATTTCCC
This sequence is a window from Arachis duranensis cultivar V14167 chromosome 2, aradu.V14167.gnm2.J7QH, whole genome shotgun sequence. Protein-coding genes within it:
- the LOC107474533 gene encoding uncharacterized protein LOC107474533; amino-acid sequence: MSVIQKFFIASMFMWVVPVAILYGFNNNLFPGADNLSPYSVTLVSGFLAVISVNVVIAFYIYLAMKEPAEKHEPDPKFLAEAKASMKQPTTNAPQSSESQKKEQ